In Treponema rectale, a single genomic region encodes these proteins:
- a CDS encoding glycosyl hydrolase family 18 protein, translating to MNKIRRLVSLLTFVSVFLPLVSQESAVENRHFEEIWAYYLPGNSDSFNPEKMPVTDLCFFSGDVNCYGEISYFPSADILPDYKGRRHLVITCEGRSLSHFVVDPDYGVSKKLIKSIVKASVNFDGVQIDFENIPQRDAQNFLKFLKDLKKSLGKKKMFSVCVPARNKKLTEDVYDYASIEPYADRIFIMAYDQHWSTSVPGAIAEIPWANKIAEYAKSILPAEKIIMGMPFYGRTWVNENYAKAWLFSGIKRIQRENKVDKVDRDANGIPHFKFKTTITVTGWYDDDVSLRARMDSFKKLEVKKIGFWRIGQEDTDFWKYFFE from the coding sequence ATGAATAAAATTAGAAGATTAGTCAGCTTATTAACGTTCGTTAGTGTTTTTTTGCCGCTGGTTTCACAGGAATCAGCTGTAGAAAACAGGCACTTTGAAGAAATATGGGCTTATTATCTTCCCGGTAATTCTGATTCCTTTAATCCTGAGAAAATGCCTGTAACGGACTTATGTTTTTTTAGTGGTGACGTAAACTGTTATGGAGAAATTTCTTATTTTCCTTCGGCAGATATTCTTCCTGATTATAAGGGCAGGCGGCATCTCGTAATAACCTGTGAGGGACGTTCTCTTTCTCATTTTGTTGTTGATCCGGATTATGGTGTTTCTAAAAAGCTGATAAAAAGCATAGTCAAGGCATCTGTAAATTTTGATGGAGTTCAAATAGATTTTGAAAACATTCCTCAGAGAGATGCACAGAATTTTCTAAAGTTCCTTAAGGATTTGAAAAAGTCTCTTGGAAAGAAAAAAATGTTTTCTGTTTGCGTTCCTGCAAGAAATAAAAAGCTTACGGAAGATGTTTATGATTATGCAAGTATAGAGCCTTATGCTGATAGAATTTTTATAATGGCTTATGATCAGCACTGGTCAACTTCAGTACCGGGTGCAATTGCAGAAATTCCCTGGGCGAATAAAATTGCTGAATATGCAAAATCCATTCTTCCTGCAGAAAAAATAATAATGGGTATGCCTTTCTATGGTCGTACCTGGGTTAATGAAAATTACGCAAAGGCCTGGCTTTTTAGCGGGATAAAAAGAATTCAGCGGGAAAATAAAGTTGATAAAGTAGATCGTGATGCAAATGGAATTCCCCATTTCAAATTTAAAACAACTATAACGGTAACCGGCTGGTATGATGATGATGTTTCTCTAAGGGCAAGAATGGATTCATTTAAAAAATTAGAGGTAAAGAAAATAGGCTTCTGGAGAATCGGTCAGGAAGATACAGATTTCTGGAAATATTTTTTTGAATAA
- a CDS encoding FecCD family ABC transporter permease, whose protein sequence is MKSVKSIVLFILFIAAVLCSLVFGAQRLSFFELFSDGDSFSKIIFYELRLPRTILVCIAGGLLAGSGAAFQGFFRNPLADPGIMGLSGGSTLGAVIACAIFSSTAGIFLNIGALCGALSAGFLVTVLAFKRKGASVTVTLLLCGTALASLYSAFISIILAADSQHLHSMYVWMLGSFSGRGWNEVKIILLPAFVGAVLLLICTRQLDLLTGGEGSALSLGVEVSRLRFFVLIAGSLSTSAAVCAGGTIGFVGLVAPHIVRRVFGEKSRTVMGYSMITGGILLLVSDTLCRVIIAPAEIPVGTVTALIGVPFFISLLLRRRKNAYS, encoded by the coding sequence ATGAAATCTGTAAAAAGTATAGTTCTTTTTATTTTATTTATAGCCGCTGTTCTCTGTTCACTTGTATTTGGAGCTCAGCGGCTCTCTTTTTTTGAACTGTTCTCAGACGGGGACAGTTTTTCTAAAATAATTTTTTACGAACTCAGATTACCCAGAACGATTCTTGTTTGTATTGCCGGCGGGCTTTTGGCTGGTAGCGGGGCCGCTTTTCAGGGCTTTTTTAGAAATCCTCTGGCAGATCCAGGAATTATGGGATTATCTGGAGGTTCAACGCTGGGTGCTGTAATTGCCTGCGCTATATTTTCTTCCACAGCCGGTATTTTTTTGAATATTGGTGCTTTATGCGGAGCCCTTAGTGCCGGTTTTCTGGTAACTGTTCTTGCTTTTAAGCGTAAAGGAGCGTCTGTTACAGTTACTTTACTGCTATGCGGTACAGCTCTTGCCAGCTTATATTCGGCTTTTATTTCAATAATACTTGCTGCAGATTCACAGCATCTTCATTCAATGTATGTGTGGATGCTTGGTAGTTTTAGCGGTCGTGGCTGGAATGAAGTAAAAATCATTCTTTTACCGGCTTTTGTGGGTGCAGTTTTGCTGTTAATCTGTACCCGTCAACTGGATCTGCTTACTGGAGGAGAGGGAAGTGCCCTTTCTTTAGGTGTTGAAGTAAGCAGACTTCGTTTTTTTGTTTTAATCGCAGGTTCATTGTCAACTTCTGCTGCTGTCTGTGCCGGAGGAACTATTGGTTTTGTCGGTCTGGTTGCCCCTCACATAGTACGCAGGGTTTTTGGAGAAAAGAGTCGTACTGTAATGGGGTATTCCATGATTACAGGCGGGATATTGCTTTTAGTTTCTGATACTTTGTGCCGTGTTATAATAGCGCCGGCAGAAATTCCCGTAGGAACTGTTACTGCATTAATTGGAGTTCCATTTTTTATTTCTTTGCTGCTCAGGAGGCGGAAGAATGCATACTCTTGA
- a CDS encoding DNA translocase FtsK, producing MKQDKLTAYITGIVLFVIAAIFSVSIVSAVLELGTDEGFLYSFGNFIVSAYGVCSLLIPAFLFTAGCFCFMENWSVQKACILLVSLIPFFTLVFAERTCRRISENDFGPISFVKIVTTIVVALLLVATEYLLAVVLAGKFHDRLVDIKLPFTKKDDEENNGLSFVDETSDKKDSEENNDELYEDKTEEDDSVGILGRKRREIEKAALEMEQEETAPRKYESIWSIDENGDVKAEEKNEIKADETESESEDESVKETESEGNTDESEEKGVLLAEGIADVSRTSPADRDDLPRQIYLSDSESDDEEVEIKTPEARSSIINLAPPEDIKVVDLQNLEKDSPVEFENSSDDAEDDIIAQFERENLQFENDKEENPFEEETSEEYTSEIPFEEFDESSVPERKDTNVNRLMEKFDAIADEEDAVIAEDVAEPDVEFENPFSDEEEEFAPEFDSEIENAVEGETKTETDSEAESESETSSDEAQKKTSEIIPAGTSSIMSSLDSVFSKMDEDAKAQVEKVEVKGKTAVVTDENGNTQPIKVTPKIRRKPYKISTDLLTEYEQNAYWEIDDETRHAAGSLMATLKEFNIEANVTEIRKGPVVTMFEILPAPGVRLSKIQALQDNIALRLAAKSVRIVAPIPGKRAVGIEVPNKNRAIVSFRECIEQNRPEWKKMAVPVVLGKDIEGETQLMDLVKTPHLLIAGSTGAGKSVCVNSMILSILYKRSPNEVKMILIDPKIVELSLYNGIGHLLTPVITEPKMAMQALQYCLCEMERRYAVLKGMGCRDIASYNQKIQEQHIATEKLPYIVVVIDEFADLMATTGKQLEQSVARLAAKARAIGIHLVLATQRPSVDVITGLIKANIPSRIAFMVSSKMDSRIIIDQMGADKLLGKGDMLYASSTDPFPVRIQGAFVSDQEVENVVNEVKNIWGEPEYIDEEIFVDDEDDGSDGQMSLFGEGEDPLYEKALDVVIQAGKASASYIQRRLSIGYNRAARLIEEMEERGIVGPANGSKPREIIHMP from the coding sequence ATGAAACAGGATAAACTTACCGCTTATATCACAGGAATAGTTTTATTTGTAATTGCAGCAATATTTTCTGTTTCCATAGTTTCAGCAGTGCTTGAACTTGGAACTGATGAAGGATTTTTATATAGTTTTGGAAATTTTATTGTATCAGCATATGGAGTATGTTCACTCTTGATACCAGCCTTTTTGTTTACGGCCGGTTGTTTTTGTTTTATGGAAAACTGGTCTGTGCAGAAAGCATGTATTCTTCTTGTAAGCCTGATTCCTTTTTTTACACTTGTGTTTGCAGAGCGTACCTGCCGCAGAATTTCTGAAAACGATTTTGGGCCTATTTCTTTCGTAAAGATTGTTACGACCATAGTTGTTGCCCTTCTTCTGGTTGCAACTGAATATCTTCTTGCAGTGGTTCTTGCAGGAAAGTTTCATGACAGGCTTGTTGATATTAAACTTCCGTTTACAAAAAAAGATGATGAAGAGAATAATGGACTTTCTTTTGTAGACGAAACTTCTGATAAAAAAGATTCTGAAGAAAACAATGATGAGCTTTATGAAGATAAAACGGAAGAGGATGATTCTGTTGGAATTCTTGGCCGCAAGCGCCGTGAAATAGAAAAGGCAGCTCTTGAAATGGAACAGGAAGAAACAGCACCCCGTAAATATGAAAGCATCTGGTCTATTGACGAAAATGGCGATGTAAAAGCTGAAGAAAAAAATGAAATAAAAGCTGATGAAACTGAATCTGAATCTGAAGATGAGTCTGTTAAAGAAACTGAAAGTGAAGGGAATACAGATGAATCTGAAGAAAAAGGAGTTCTTCTTGCTGAAGGCATTGCAGATGTAAGCAGAACTTCTCCTGCTGATCGGGATGATTTGCCTCGTCAGATATATCTTTCTGATTCTGAATCAGATGATGAGGAAGTTGAAATAAAAACTCCGGAAGCCCGTTCCTCCATTATAAATCTTGCACCGCCTGAGGATATTAAAGTTGTAGACTTGCAGAATCTGGAAAAGGATTCTCCTGTTGAATTTGAAAATTCTTCGGATGATGCTGAAGATGATATAATTGCACAGTTTGAGCGTGAGAATCTTCAGTTTGAAAATGATAAGGAAGAAAATCCTTTTGAAGAAGAAACTTCTGAAGAATATACAAGCGAAATTCCGTTTGAAGAATTTGATGAGTCTTCAGTTCCTGAGCGCAAAGATACTAATGTTAATCGGCTTATGGAAAAATTTGATGCAATTGCAGATGAGGAAGATGCTGTTATTGCAGAAGATGTTGCTGAACCTGATGTTGAATTTGAAAATCCTTTTTCAGATGAAGAAGAGGAGTTTGCACCGGAATTTGATTCAGAGATAGAAAATGCTGTTGAAGGTGAAACGAAAACAGAAACTGATTCAGAAGCAGAGTCAGAATCTGAAACTTCTTCTGATGAGGCTCAAAAAAAAACTTCTGAAATAATTCCTGCAGGAACTTCTTCAATCATGTCTTCTCTTGATTCTGTTTTTTCTAAAATGGATGAAGATGCAAAGGCTCAGGTTGAAAAAGTTGAGGTAAAGGGAAAGACTGCAGTTGTTACAGATGAAAATGGAAATACGCAGCCGATAAAAGTAACTCCTAAAATCCGCAGAAAGCCTTATAAAATTTCAACAGATTTACTTACTGAATATGAGCAGAATGCCTACTGGGAAATTGATGACGAAACAAGACATGCCGCAGGTTCCCTTATGGCAACTCTTAAAGAGTTTAACATTGAAGCAAATGTGACAGAAATCAGGAAAGGTCCTGTTGTTACAATGTTTGAAATACTTCCGGCACCAGGAGTTCGTCTCAGTAAGATTCAGGCGCTGCAGGATAATATTGCCCTTCGTCTTGCTGCAAAATCTGTCCGCATTGTTGCACCGATTCCAGGAAAACGTGCTGTTGGTATTGAAGTTCCAAATAAAAACCGTGCAATAGTTTCATTCCGTGAATGTATTGAGCAGAATCGTCCAGAATGGAAAAAGATGGCTGTTCCTGTTGTTCTTGGAAAAGATATTGAAGGCGAAACTCAGCTGATGGATCTGGTTAAGACACCGCATCTTCTTATAGCAGGTTCGACCGGTGCGGGAAAATCTGTGTGCGTAAACTCGATGATTCTCAGCATTCTTTATAAGCGTTCACCAAATGAAGTAAAGATGATTCTTATTGACCCTAAGATTGTTGAGCTTAGTCTTTATAATGGTATTGGTCATCTTCTTACTCCGGTAATTACTGAACCTAAAATGGCTATGCAGGCTCTTCAGTATTGTCTGTGTGAAATGGAACGTCGTTATGCAGTTCTTAAGGGAATGGGCTGCCGTGATATTGCAAGTTACAATCAGAAAATTCAGGAACAGCATATTGCTACTGAGAAACTTCCTTATATTGTTGTCGTTATAGATGAGTTTGCTGATCTTATGGCTACTACCGGAAAGCAGCTGGAGCAGTCAGTTGCACGTCTTGCAGCAAAAGCCAGAGCTATTGGGATTCATCTTGTACTTGCAACTCAGAGACCTTCTGTTGATGTAATTACCGGTTTGATTAAAGCTAATATTCCAAGCCGTATTGCATTTATGGTTTCAAGTAAAATGGATTCACGTATTATTATTGATCAGATGGGTGCAGATAAGCTTTTAGGAAAGGGAGACATGCTTTATGCAAGTTCAACAGATCCTTTCCCTGTAAGAATTCAGGGGGCCTTTGTTTCTGATCAGGAAGTCGAAAACGTAGTAAATGAAGTTAAGAATATCTGGGGTGAACCTGAATATATCGATGAAGAAATCTTTGTGGATGATGAAGATGATGGTTCTGACGGACAGATGTCTCTGTTTGGTGAAGGTGAAGACCCTCTGTATGAAAAAGCACTGGATGTTGTAATTCAGGCAGGAAAAGCAAGTGCCAGCTATATTCAGCGCAGACTATCGATCGGTTATAACAGGGCTGCACGACTTATTGAAGAAATGGAAGAACGTGGAATTGTAGGACCTGCAAACGGTAGTAAACCCCGTGAAATCATTCATATGCCGTAA
- a CDS encoding ABC transporter ATP-binding protein, producing the protein MHTLEARLLNARWKYSDKDKFVLKDINICVKSGEFICLSGPNGSGKSTLLSLLSGIIPDGLQVQNKGTVFIDGMDVYSMNRKLAAKKVVYMSQTETSLWDFTVRDVVVMGRYPYTGFSGIYSKQDFMVTDEVLEGVQLQAISGKSIFELSGGEWQKVRIARTLVQQPEFILLDEPVANLDFTYQDELLTFIKAYGKKIDAGVIVSIHDLNTAARYAEKLIFLGKENYFNFGLVEEVFDPDVLKKVYGADFAVFNHPVYKCPQICLSH; encoded by the coding sequence ATGCATACTCTTGAAGCCAGATTGCTTAATGCCAGGTGGAAGTATTCAGATAAAGATAAATTTGTTTTGAAAGACATAAATATTTGTGTAAAAAGCGGAGAGTTTATCTGTTTAAGCGGGCCGAACGGAAGCGGAAAGTCTACTTTGCTGAGCCTTTTATCTGGCATAATTCCTGATGGTTTACAGGTACAGAATAAGGGTACAGTTTTTATAGACGGAATGGATGTTTATTCAATGAATCGTAAGCTGGCTGCAAAAAAAGTTGTGTATATGAGTCAGACAGAAACCTCTTTATGGGATTTTACTGTAAGGGATGTAGTTGTTATGGGACGTTATCCTTATACAGGCTTCAGCGGAATATATTCAAAACAGGATTTTATGGTGACAGATGAAGTTCTGGAAGGGGTACAGTTGCAGGCTATATCCGGTAAATCTATTTTTGAGTTAAGTGGCGGTGAATGGCAGAAGGTTCGTATTGCCCGCACTTTAGTTCAGCAGCCGGAATTTATTCTTCTTGATGAACCTGTAGCAAATCTTGATTTTACTTATCAGGATGAACTTTTGACGTTCATAAAAGCTTATGGAAAAAAAATAGATGCAGGAGTAATTGTCAGCATTCATGACCTGAATACTGCGGCACGTTATGCAGAGAAGCTGATTTTTCTTGGAAAAGAAAATTATTTTAATTTTGGCTTAGTGGAAGAAGTTTTTGATCCTGATGTTTTGAAAAAGGTTTATGGAGCAGATTTTGCCGTATTCAATCATCCGGTGTATAAATGTCCTCAGATTTGTTTATCCCATTGA
- a CDS encoding YczE/YyaS/YitT family protein: MRFTVKQFIVPNFAKKIAILSVSIFFMGFFVSLLLEAGWGSDPFTFMNESISQRLGITFGTWELILNASLIILTVLFAPELIGFGTLENMIFIGYIADFFRWIWKVSGIHDVIGFAANPPLWLHVCVFGFSIFLFIISAAVYMNARMGLSPYDSIPKIVNKGLKIPFTVLRMCYDASACVIGFLVSPYSINQSELYLPMIGAVIMVFFLGPAIGLVGRFMQKHIFKEDTNEISS; the protein is encoded by the coding sequence ATGAGATTTACAGTTAAACAATTTATTGTGCCGAATTTTGCTAAAAAAATAGCAATTCTTTCTGTTTCGATTTTTTTTATGGGATTTTTTGTTTCTCTTTTGCTGGAAGCCGGCTGGGGAAGTGATCCTTTTACTTTTATGAATGAAAGTATCAGTCAGAGACTGGGTATTACTTTTGGAACATGGGAACTTATCTTAAACGCAAGCCTTATAATACTTACAGTTTTATTTGCTCCGGAACTTATTGGTTTTGGAACTCTTGAAAACATGATTTTCATTGGATATATAGCGGACTTTTTCAGATGGATATGGAAGGTTTCTGGAATTCATGATGTTATAGGTTTTGCTGCAAATCCTCCGCTGTGGCTGCATGTCTGTGTATTCGGTTTTTCTATTTTTCTTTTTATTATCAGTGCGGCTGTTTATATGAATGCCCGGATGGGACTTTCGCCGTATGATTCAATTCCAAAAATAGTTAATAAGGGCTTGAAGATTCCTTTTACGGTTTTACGTATGTGTTATGATGCTTCTGCCTGTGTAATAGGTTTTCTGGTAAGTCCGTATTCAATAAATCAGAGTGAACTTTATCTTCCGATGATAGGGGCTGTTATTATGGTATTCTTCCTGGGCCCTGCAATCGGTCTTGTAGGCAGATTCATGCAGAAACACATATTTAAAGAAGACACAAATGAGATTTCTTCTTGA
- a CDS encoding 30S ribosomal protein S1 codes for MKRLYEPGQMIETKIVAITNDTIFIDLGLKSEGFVDKAELADENGNVSVKEGDSIKVYFAGSSNEELHFTTKLSGQKADKSVLENAYKNGVPVEGAVSQEIKGGFEVMIGTTRAFCPYSQMGYRQRKEPAEYVGTRQTFKITEYKNEGKNIIVSNRVILEEQAAAELNKLSQSIQVGAVVKGKVKSIESYGAFIDLNGFQALLPVSEISHVRVEDVSSVLKVGQEVEAKVIKADWAHERVSLSMKELEKDPWDGIEEKFPAGTEIEGVISRVADFGVFINLAPAVDGLVHISKLNVERNTNLKKVYKAGDKLAVVVDSVDTEEKRISLSPVVSNEEQDNANDYLKSHSDDDDGYSYNPFAALLKK; via the coding sequence ATGAAAAGATTATATGAACCTGGTCAGATGATTGAAACAAAAATTGTTGCAATTACTAATGATACTATTTTTATTGATCTCGGCCTTAAAAGTGAAGGTTTTGTTGATAAGGCAGAACTTGCTGATGAAAACGGAAATGTAAGTGTAAAAGAAGGGGATTCGATTAAAGTATATTTTGCAGGTTCCTCAAATGAAGAACTTCATTTTACGACAAAGCTCAGCGGTCAGAAAGCAGATAAATCTGTTCTTGAAAATGCGTATAAAAACGGAGTTCCTGTTGAAGGCGCTGTTTCTCAGGAAATAAAGGGCGGATTTGAAGTAATGATCGGAACTACCCGCGCATTCTGTCCTTATTCACAGATGGGTTATCGCCAGAGAAAAGAGCCGGCTGAATATGTAGGAACCCGCCAGACTTTCAAGATTACAGAATATAAAAACGAAGGAAAAAACATTATTGTTTCTAACCGCGTGATTCTTGAGGAACAGGCTGCTGCAGAACTTAATAAACTGTCTCAGTCAATTCAGGTTGGTGCTGTTGTAAAAGGCAAAGTAAAATCTATAGAAAGCTATGGTGCATTTATTGATCTTAACGGGTTCCAGGCTCTTCTTCCTGTAAGTGAAATTTCACATGTTCGTGTAGAAGATGTTTCTTCTGTTCTTAAGGTTGGTCAGGAAGTTGAAGCAAAAGTAATTAAGGCAGACTGGGCACATGAGAGGGTAAGTCTCAGTATGAAGGAACTTGAAAAAGATCCTTGGGACGGCATTGAAGAAAAATTCCCTGCTGGAACGGAAATTGAAGGAGTAATAAGCAGGGTTGCTGATTTTGGTGTATTTATAAATCTTGCACCGGCTGTAGACGGACTTGTTCATATTTCTAAACTGAATGTAGAACGTAATACAAATCTTAAGAAGGTTTATAAGGCCGGCGATAAACTGGCAGTTGTTGTTGATTCAGTTGATACAGAAGAAAAACGTATTTCTCTTAGTCCTGTTGTTTCAAACGAGGAACAGGATAATGCAAATGATTATTTGAAGAGTCATAGCGATGATGATGACGGATATTCATATAATCCTTTTGCTGCACTTCTTAAAAAATGA
- a CDS encoding pectinesterase family protein, with protein MLELNVNAKSPGAITAAFKKIKEMITSGAIDNTVPVHIVLDSGTYHEVIRYNLSNPLVMEAAPGVPPEACIVQADNSEQFNRGVENRSVFVLGPNVTNVSLKHFSVVNTHTKTIDGDAPVSDSAEAFTFNNTTGTLFAEDMRFEGKQNTLCLKGFSWFLNCYISGDVDFIYGDIDTALFEDCRIHVIEDNRGDYPGYVVKSSAFANKKGFIFYNSTFVCEKRKHSKVYLARTLGKGSATSLKNWDSIAFINCVVSDLFSDELLWDDDMSLNVYPRGNFKNGVREYNTRVMDKNGNMEAADTSMRNVKTYLMTEDDYFKGYATRYLILHDTPFAEII; from the coding sequence ATGTTAGAACTAAATGTTAATGCAAAATCGCCGGGGGCTATAACCGCGGCATTTAAGAAAATTAAAGAAATGATTACCTCTGGAGCAATAGATAATACTGTGCCGGTGCATATTGTGCTTGACAGCGGTACATATCATGAAGTAATCAGATACAATCTTTCTAATCCTCTGGTTATGGAAGCTGCTCCCGGTGTACCTCCGGAAGCATGTATTGTTCAGGCAGATAACAGTGAACAGTTTAATCGCGGTGTAGAGAACCGCAGTGTTTTTGTTCTTGGGCCTAATGTAACAAATGTTTCCCTTAAACATTTTTCTGTCGTTAACACTCATACAAAAACTATTGATGGAGATGCTCCTGTCAGTGACAGTGCAGAGGCTTTTACGTTTAATAATACAACCGGAACTCTGTTTGCTGAGGACATGCGTTTTGAAGGTAAACAGAATACACTTTGCCTTAAAGGATTCAGCTGGTTCTTGAACTGCTATATCAGCGGAGATGTAGATTTTATTTACGGAGACATTGATACAGCACTTTTTGAAGACTGCAGGATTCATGTTATCGAAGATAATCGCGGTGATTATCCGGGTTACGTTGTTAAGAGTTCTGCTTTTGCAAATAAGAAAGGTTTTATTTTTTATAATTCTACATTTGTTTGCGAAAAGAGAAAGCATTCAAAAGTTTATCTTGCCCGCACATTAGGAAAGGGTTCTGCAACATCATTAAAGAACTGGGACAGCATTGCATTTATCAATTGTGTTGTCAGTGATCTTTTTAGTGATGAACTTCTGTGGGATGATGATATGTCTTTGAATGTTTATCCAAGAGGAAACTTTAAAAACGGTGTACGTGAATACAATACCCGCGTGATGGATAAAAATGGAAATATGGAAGCAGCAGATACTTCCATGAGGAATGTAAAGACATACTTAATGACGGAAGACGATTATTTTAAGGGATACGCCACCCGTTATCTGATTCTTCATGATACTCCTTTTGCGGAGATTATTTAG
- a CDS encoding subtype A tannase, translating to MYKKFISGIMLASFIAGSTFTSCSKKSEPLPKKTYSDSISMNNWKYNEKDDVYYQTGIIYVSKPEDLTYHTLGIFIPGKYVEGTKNSDGTYAIKAIQKDAPYVMPIETPGYAALPAPEDYVDAVKDYTDAGLIFLYSGARGKTHGAPLGVTDFKAAIRYIRHNSEILPGNTDLVFTFGMSGGGAQSAILGASGDSELYEPYLQEIGAVMTESDAVTGSMDWCPITNLNVANEAYEWEMGRTRTDLSEFEQYLSEELALAFGSYIDSLNLKDENGNKLTLVNYTDYLTKTIEDSLNTFLSTTAFPYNPQKTQNNMHLKMLTAGMGQMGQGMNNMQPPSDKPDENKDNNRMPPPPDNKDGKKPENRPEPPEGQPNGHQPSFEEMDGIQRNKNNSTGLNLNRTFNSPEEYIAALNEKTTWVIYDKSTNTAKITSIKDFYKYMKPATKNIGAFDDLNAAQGENLLFGYGDGKGAHFDKYMTALLKDTIYYASFAEDLNKKDSAGNTVDYRMNAYNPMYYLSSYYDGYKSSTPAKFWRIRSGICQGDTAISTELMLKLALQNYGNEITDVDFATVWGLPHVEAETTGSPTQNFIAWVKECVEQL from the coding sequence ATGTACAAAAAGTTTATATCAGGAATAATGCTGGCATCCTTTATCGCGGGAAGCACCTTTACTTCATGCAGTAAAAAATCAGAACCGCTTCCTAAAAAAACATATTCAGATTCCATCAGCATGAATAACTGGAAGTACAACGAAAAAGATGACGTCTACTATCAGACAGGAATTATTTATGTTTCAAAACCAGAAGACCTTACCTATCATACTTTAGGAATTTTTATTCCAGGCAAATATGTAGAAGGTACAAAAAATTCCGACGGCACGTATGCAATCAAGGCAATTCAGAAAGATGCACCATACGTCATGCCGATAGAAACACCTGGTTATGCAGCCCTTCCGGCACCGGAAGATTATGTTGATGCAGTAAAAGATTATACTGACGCCGGACTGATTTTCCTTTATTCAGGGGCAAGAGGAAAAACTCATGGAGCACCCCTTGGAGTAACAGATTTCAAAGCTGCAATTCGTTATATCCGTCATAACAGTGAAATACTGCCAGGTAACACAGATCTTGTATTTACTTTCGGAATGTCTGGAGGAGGCGCACAGTCTGCCATCTTGGGAGCAAGCGGCGATTCTGAACTTTATGAACCATATCTTCAGGAAATCGGTGCAGTTATGACAGAAAGCGATGCCGTAACAGGAAGCATGGACTGGTGTCCGATTACAAACCTTAACGTTGCAAACGAAGCTTACGAATGGGAAATGGGTAGAACCAGAACAGACCTGAGTGAATTTGAACAGTACCTTTCTGAAGAACTTGCCCTGGCATTCGGTTCTTATATCGATTCTCTAAATCTGAAGGATGAAAATGGAAACAAACTTACGTTAGTTAATTATACTGATTACCTTACAAAGACTATCGAAGATTCCTTAAATACCTTCCTCAGTACAACAGCCTTCCCGTATAACCCGCAGAAAACCCAGAACAACATGCACCTTAAAATGCTGACTGCCGGCATGGGACAAATGGGTCAGGGAATGAATAATATGCAGCCTCCAAGCGATAAACCTGATGAAAACAAGGATAACAACCGTATGCCTCCTCCACCAGATAATAAGGACGGTAAAAAACCCGAAAACAGACCTGAACCGCCAGAAGGACAACCGAACGGTCATCAGCCTTCTTTTGAAGAAATGGATGGAATCCAGCGCAATAAAAACAATTCAACCGGGCTGAACCTTAACAGAACGTTTAATTCTCCGGAAGAATATATTGCAGCCCTTAATGAAAAAACAACCTGGGTTATTTATGACAAAAGTACAAATACAGCAAAAATAACCAGCATAAAGGATTTCTACAAATACATGAAACCTGCTACAAAAAACATAGGGGCGTTCGATGATTTAAATGCAGCTCAGGGAGAAAACCTTCTTTTCGGCTATGGAGACGGTAAAGGAGCTCATTTTGACAAATACATGACCGCACTTCTTAAAGACACTATCTATTATGCATCTTTTGCAGAAGATCTGAATAAAAAAGACAGCGCCGGTAATACAGTTGATTACAGAATGAATGCCTACAACCCTATGTATTATCTTTCTTCATATTATGACGGATATAAAAGCAGTACCCCTGCAAAATTCTGGAGAATCCGTTCAGGCATCTGTCAGGGAGATACAGCCATCAGCACGGAACTCATGCTTAAACTTGCCCTCCAAAACTATGGCAATGAAATCACTGATGTTGATTTTGCAACAGTCTGGGGACTGCCACATGTAGAAGCAGAAACAACAGGCTCGCCAACTCAAAACTTTATTGCCTGGGTTAAAGAATGTGTAGAACAGCTTTAA